The region CTAAGAGAGTTAGAAGTGTGGCGGGTCAAGAGTCAAAAAACATTCTGAGAGATATCTCTCTTCTAGGATTTGATGTCGTTACTGCCATGCAAAAAAGTACTAAGAGATCACCCTCCAGAAGATTTGCAGATCTTCTTAATGGTTTCATAGCTGTAACCTTATCAGGAGGAGACATGACCAAATTTTTTTTGTCATCAGCAAAAGGATTAATGGATTCAGCTAGAATATCAGCAAGACAATTAGTCGAAACTTTGGCGACAATCGCCGAAATTTATGTAGCAGTAATGGTATGTTTTCCACTTCTAGTAGTAATTATGTTATCTGTAATGGGTATGATTGGTGGAGGTATAGGCGGATACAGTGTAATGAGTATCATGTATTTGGCTTCATACATCGCAGTACCTATATCTGCCTTATTAATGCTTGTAATTTTAGATAGTGTATTGCCATCGAGATGATCATAAATTGATGCGTGTTCCGTACAAGGAGAGGATGTATGTAAGTGTTGTCTCAGCCATCATAGGTGTAGCATTGATGGCAACAACCCTTTTTTTCGCTTTCTTCTCCCAAGATCAGAGTATATTTAACCCAGATGAATTACTATTTGCGGCCTTAGTTGTCTCATTATTTCCACCCGCTGTTGTAAATATCCTGGATAGTAGATGGAGGAATTCTGTGGATAGAAGAATACCGGATTTTTTGAGTGACATAGCGGAAGCTGGAAGGACTGGAGTTACGTTAACTAGATCTATTGAACTTTCAGCTAAAAGAAAATATGGGCCTTTATCATCTGAACTTCAAAGAATTGTTTCCATGATATCTTGGGGTAGGAATCTTGAGGAAGTTTTTAAGGAGTTTGCTGAAAGAGTCGACACAACACTAGCCAGAAGAACAGCCATTCTAATTGTTGAAACAAATCGTTCTGGCGGAGAGATGAAGGAAATTTTAGAGGAATTGAGCCGACATATCTCTGAATTGACCTCTATCGAAAACGAACGTAAAAGTATGATCCGTCCATATGTTGGAATAATGTATATATCTTTTTTTATATTCGTCTTCATCACGATATTGCTTATCAGAACATTCTTCGCTCAAATGCAAGAGATTCAAACTTTGGCCGCAGAAGCTGGCGGTACACTATTGAGTGCAGGTGCAGAACTGTCCCAAATACAACGTGTTATGTTTCACCTTAGCCTTGTTGAGGGCTTTTTCGCAGGTTTAATTGCTGGTAAGATGGGGGAAGGTTCTATGGGCGCAGGTTTAAAACATTCACTCATACTTATAGTAATAGGTTTCTTAGCGTTCTTTTTACTTGTTTGGCACCCAATAATGTAGAAATGAGTTTATTTAAATTTTGATATCGCTAAAAGTTTAAAATTAATTAGTATTAAATTTATAGAGTTAAAAAACAACAAATGAGGTTCCCGCATCCATGGTTAAAGATATTGAAAAAGAAGCGATAGGCTACATTAAACTAGATCCAGGGATAGGGGAGCTGGGTCCTACTGAATGTATGATGGCAAGTGTAAAAGACATAAAATTGGAAAGAGGGACCTATGTTAAGATTACTGAAGGGGGCAATCAATTTTATGTCGGGCAAATTATTGATGGGCCTTATTTTATAGATTCCGGTCGAGGGCAGTTTGAGACAGTCTATAAAGTGGAGTTGAATGCAAGTATCCAAGACGGCTTGCAAACAGTTGTCTTAGATCGCCCCACACCAAAGACACAGGCTTTTTTCTTAGATGAGAAGACGCTTCATGAGTTCTTAGGCATGACCGGCAATTTGACTATAGGAAGACTGGCTACTCATGAAATGATGAAAGTAAAAATGAATTCAGCAGTCCTAACACGACATATGGGGATATTCGGAACCACCGGAAGCGGTAAATCAAATACTATTCAGGCATTGATGGAAGAGGCTCATAAGGATGGTTTTGCTGTTCTAGCTTTTGATATTGAAGGGGAATACGTGATGATGGACGAACCTACCGAGAGCCTTACGGATTTGCTTTCAAAATTTGGATATAAACCTGAAGGTGTTAAGGATTTTGAAGTCTATGTGCCTTATCCATCAACAAGTGGACGTAGCAATCCAAAAAAATTTGCGATTCCTTTTAAAGATGTTGATAGAAATGTATTCAGCGAAGTCGCTGGACTGAATAGAATGGAGCAACTATATTTTCTAGACCTTATTGATAAAGTGGAATCTGTAGCTCCAAAATTCAGGAAAATTGAGCTTGAAGCAGTAATTGATCGCTTAAGAGGAAGGCTCAGGGCTCAAGCAGATAATCCAACAATGCCAGGATATATCGCAGAAGCCCACACAAGCCTATACAGCAAATTAATGATAATCTCCGGTCTTGGAATAGTAGATACAAATGCTAAATCTATTGACGCTTCCAACATTCTTTTACCAGGTAAGATTTCAATAGTAGACATCAGTGATGCCTCGAATGCTGTTAGAAATATAGTAATTGCGAATTTACTGGATACGGTTTTTAAGTATAAGATGATGCACCCTGATACGCCAAGACTTCTCATAATTTTGGAGGAGGCTCACGCTTTTATAAGCAAGCAAAGAAGGGAGGAAATGATGGCAACCCTTTCTTTCCTTTTGGAGATAGCAAGAAGAGGTAGAAAAAGAGGAATCTGTCTTGGTATAGTTACACAACAACCTGGTCACCTTCCCTCAGAACTTCTTGAATTATGTAACCTTCGAGTCATGCACAGGATGAGTTCATTAGCCAATATTCAAGCTTTAGAAGAGTCTACAGGAGGCGTCCCAGAGTCACTCTGGAAGTTATTACCTTCATTAGGTCAAGGTGAATCGATTATATCTTCTCCTGAATATACAAGAGGAATAATAGCACAAATAAGGCCTGTGGCTGCTAAAAGGCTTGAGTATGAGTATCTTCGTTCTAGGGCTTTAAGTGCTGAAGCGATTAAAACTTAAAAATTAATTTTAACTACTTTAATTCCTGAATCATGGCGAAAGTACCTATAGTTCTTAATTCGGATTCGCCTTCATATTTATACCACAAAATAAAAGATATAAGAAAATAATCGCTTTTATTTGGCTCAGTTTCCCATAAATTGCCTCCAATTTCACTTGCTGCAAAGTATAAATAATTCATAGAGCCAGGGTCCAAAGTCTGATTAACGAATGGTTCTGGCTGATTTTCCTCTGATGAGCTATTATCTTGTACAATGAATCTAGTAGTAATTGCACCAACAGCACCTTGTATTTGGATCATAGTACAGTTTTCGTGCAGATATATTGTATCATCAGTTGTATTGTTTATTAATATTCGATAAAGAGTTCGTATTGTCCCTTTAGGTTTTACTTGAGCTGATTTAAATTCAAAATCATCAGAATACGAAAATTGAAAATTATCATCTGATGATACAATTACAAGCGGATAACCTTCTCCAGTTCCAGTCTCCCATGGCTTTGGATAATCATAATTGAATTGATTTCCTCTATCAGTACAAACAGTGATTCTATATCGATATGCTGTACTATTATCAAGAGTGTCAGTGGAATTTATTTTAATTATATGGCCCCAATCTCCTGGAAAAAGATAACCGCCAGTGAAATCTACATCACTAGTAATGTTTTGTCTATCAAATAATCCAAAAAGTGATTTACTGTCATAATCGTAGACGTATATTCTCACCACCTCTGTGAGTATGCCTCCTCTATTATTCAATTTAATATCAAATGTGTAGTTGGGATCATTTGATGGATTTGCTATATCGATAATTTCTAGGGTTTCACTTTCACTTTCAATTTCCCGTTCAAACACATCATCCCTAGCTTTGAAATAATCATTAGTATAAGCTTCAATTGCTAATGTAGTTGAAATTGTCATGATTATTAAGATGGTGAGAAATACTGAACCGATAGCAGATGCTATTCCTTTCTTAGATAAAGTAAATCGATAAGACATTTCTTCACACTTCTAGGAATGCAAATTGGTATGAACCATAGAATTATTTTTTTATTTCTTTATTAAACAATTTCATCTTCTTATTTTTATTATATGTAATTCTAACTCGAAATCTAGCCTTTTATTAATCGGTCAATTCTTGGACCATTGTGGGCAGCGAAACATTTCTTATTTCAGAATCACCTTCATAATTGAACCATACTATGTAACCTATTATATAATAGGCCTTTTGAACCGGCTCAGGTGTCCATACATTACCCCCAATTTCTGTGGCAGCAAAATACAAGTATGTTGAATCTCCAGGTGCCACTGAATGACTGCCAAAAGAGTAAAGAGTGTCATTCCAAGACCAACTTCTATTCGAAACTATAAATCTCTCAGTTATCGCTCCAACTGCACCTTGCATGTGTAACATAGTACAATTCTCATGGAACTCTAT is a window of Candidatus Bathyarchaeota archaeon DNA encoding:
- a CDS encoding type II secretion system F family protein yields the protein MSKKEGKKGLIAPSFFMAPYRIVGKRLDRFLPYFEDLREDLSKADLKIDFPIYVSYILFFPTLAFITIIPATIILAIIFEASLILALILGFAFGIMGWASIFAFLYFYPANEAGSRKRNIEEELPYLASHMAVLSQGGLTPERIFTSLSMLDTKRVRSVAGQESKNILRDISLLGFDVVTAMQKSTKRSPSRRFADLLNGFIAVTLSGGDMTKFFLSSAKGLMDSARISARQLVETLATIAEIYVAVMVCFPLLVVIMLSVMGMIGGGIGGYSVMSIMYLASYIAVPISALLMLVILDSVLPSR
- a CDS encoding ATP-binding protein; amino-acid sequence: MVKDIEKEAIGYIKLDPGIGELGPTECMMASVKDIKLERGTYVKITEGGNQFYVGQIIDGPYFIDSGRGQFETVYKVELNASIQDGLQTVVLDRPTPKTQAFFLDEKTLHEFLGMTGNLTIGRLATHEMMKVKMNSAVLTRHMGIFGTTGSGKSNTIQALMEEAHKDGFAVLAFDIEGEYVMMDEPTESLTDLLSKFGYKPEGVKDFEVYVPYPSTSGRSNPKKFAIPFKDVDRNVFSEVAGLNRMEQLYFLDLIDKVESVAPKFRKIELEAVIDRLRGRLRAQADNPTMPGYIAEAHTSLYSKLMIISGLGIVDTNAKSIDASNILLPGKISIVDISDASNAVRNIVIANLLDTVFKYKMMHPDTPRLLIILEEAHAFISKQRREEMMATLSFLLEIARRGRKRGICLGIVTQQPGHLPSELLELCNLRVMHRMSSLANIQALEESTGGVPESLWKLLPSLGQGESIISSPEYTRGIIAQIRPVAAKRLEYEYLRSRALSAEAIKT
- a CDS encoding type II secretion system F family protein: MRVPYKERMYVSVVSAIIGVALMATTLFFAFFSQDQSIFNPDELLFAALVVSLFPPAVVNILDSRWRNSVDRRIPDFLSDIAEAGRTGVTLTRSIELSAKRKYGPLSSELQRIVSMISWGRNLEEVFKEFAERVDTTLARRTAILIVETNRSGGEMKEILEELSRHISELTSIENERKSMIRPYVGIMYISFFIFVFITILLIRTFFAQMQEIQTLAAEAGGTLLSAGAELSQIQRVMFHLSLVEGFFAGLIAGKMGEGSMGAGLKHSLILIVIGFLAFFLLVWHPIM